Below is a window of Equus quagga isolate Etosha38 chromosome 1, UCLA_HA_Equagga_1.0, whole genome shotgun sequence DNA.
AACTGAATAAGGGGCACTTTCAATATGTATACCAAGCCATAAAATAGCTAATAATAAGGTTAACTTACACAGGTGTACATGTTTTGTATTAACTTTTGAAAACGTCTTCACAATGGAATATGTAAGTGACCTCTCATTGAAATggtgttaatttttttgtctttgcatACAATATTTTCTCTGCTGAAGTGAACTAGAAAAAAaccagaagttttaaaaatttactaagagAAAAATATGCCTCTCTGGATTAGCCTAGTCAAGGTGGAATACTTTATGTAACACTGCATGTTAATCTGAATTAATAATCATGAATTATAATGTTACCATTGCATTTGAGCTAATTTGCATTATTCTGATCAAGTCAGAAAACTATATAATTCAATTATCTCAAGCAAAATTatgatttttgtgtttataagTTTGAGAAGTTTATTTTTACATCCAACGGAGCCAATAATTTGATATGACATCTGTCCTAAAAATACCTATGTGTAGAGttattgatttaaaatacaataaaatgtgttGAGAATTCTACTAAAACATGGAACAGTTTTTACCTATAAAACCTGTCCTTAAGGTACATCTCATATACATAAATCAGATAACTAACATTACTTAGAAAAGCTACAATTAACATTGTCAAGTGCTTGAATTTTAGGCACTGAAGTTAGACACAAGGTGGGAATAATATCATTTTGTGGAAAAACGACTGCGTAGGTTTTTTAATTAGACTGAATGTCATATACAAtatgatttctatttctatagatAACTACAGATTTCAACAGCTAAATTAAGCTTAGAAACACAAATGTGGCACTGAAGAAAACGGACAGGGGGAATTGTatcctcctcatcctcttcctctcagTCCCCCCTCCTCGGTAAATGCTAACTCTTCCAGCAGTTTCATACAAAAACCATGCAGCGATAGCTGATGCTCCCCTTTCCCTCACATCCAAAGCTGGAGTAAGCTCTGTTAGGTTTGCCTTCAGAATGCATCCAGAATATACCTGTTCTCACCAGCTTCCCTGCTATCAGCCATGTTTCTAGTTTGGATTATTATGATAATATTTAATCCTAAAGTACTCATTCCTTCagttgttcatccattcacccatccagcAATGATCAATAAACCACCACTTAAATCAGACACTGTTTTGAGTACCTGCATACACAGAGAATTGCCTTTTTGGCCCTTACAAAAGCAATACCGCTTACCCCTCCTGAATCTTAGTACCGTGTGTTGTTCTAGGACATAACTGCCAGGGCACTAAACAGTCAATATCGAGAAAAGTAATGACCAGGTAAGGAACCATTTTCCAAATTGGGATTCCAAGGATTTGCTTCTACACCAAACTAAACCAGAAAACCTAGTTGATATGTCATTAAGAATATTCTGATACATCAGTGTCAGTAAATAACTTTTGGCATATAACtcagaaggaataaaaagagtgaaattgCTATATTAATATTCTTATTCCTCTCATCTTAAATTAACAAGATGTTTTTGGTCTTTACGtctctaaaaatgaaaaagagaaaaagaattgatGTTGAACTCTGTCAGATTCtagcaataaataataatcatCCATGGAAACTTAAGCTAAACGACAAAAAGCCCAATCtcattaagaaatacatttcaatcaaatattaatttttataattattcacaattgtaatatttatattttgatgaGCTATATACTAGTAATAGTTGTAATGACACAAAAGATCTTTTCAGAATTGACATTTAGAACATTTTGATCACAAGATATGcaataaatttaaatatgcacTTTTTTTTGCTGCAGGAAAGAATGATAACCAATAAAACTTTCACCTAAAACCATACTACGTAAGAGTAGAATTCTGTAGGTCAAGGTTCTCAATAGCatagcactactgacattttgggctggttaattctttgttgttggggTTGCTTTGAGCAATGCAAGATGTTTTGCAATATCTGGCCTcttcccactagatgccagtaacccCTACTCCCTAGTTATGTACCAAAAACGTCTCCGGATAGTGCCCACTGTTCCTAGGAGGCAACAGTCCCtaactgagaaccactgctgtagggGATAGAATAGCAATACGCTCTAAAACTTTGACTATGAGAGAGCTAgttcactttttttaaatagatgatgGGCATCAAAACACTATGCCACTTAATTCCATTCCATACAGTTAAAAGAGTGACAGTTATCGTAAAATGACACTTTACAATACACTGGAAATTACATTATTTGTCATTATTTAACCTTATGGGGAAGAACTTCGGGTGTCTGCTTATAAGCCATTCTAGTCAAAAGCATTCTGTAGTTTAGAGGACAGGTGGGTAACGTACATTAACATCCACTTACTGATCTTTTGTCAAATCCTAACCTGGTACTTCAGAACACTCAGTTTCTCGCACATGGCTCTAAGCCTTTGTTTCCCCTTGAGGAATGTATTAAGTTCTTGAAGACtatctttctttataaaagtCTAGAAAACTTAACTGAAAAGAATACCAGAGCtattaaacaaatgtaaaatacttagatacacaagaagcattttttaaaattcaactatagactagtaattttttttacttccacTCTTTAAATGATGCCCATACAATTCCAAGGATTTGGAGGCTGAAAATAGTTTAAGAATTCCAAAGACCTTTTCCACTCATAGAAACAGTACCTCCTTAATCCTGTAACTAGTCTCTCCCTATGGCCCAATCCTCTCAGCTTAACCAGTTTACTGGCAAGAATGTGAATAGAATCATTCTTTCtcactataaatataaaaacatatgaagtactttcattgttttaaagCAACTCCACAGAAATTATCTAGTACTAACAAAACATAACAGGACAGGCAGAAAAGATGTCAGAGACAAGAAACTTGCAGTTCAGTAATAACTTGCCTAGTTACAAttcagcagcagcagagctgaCCTCTCCAGACTAAGAAAATCCTCCCTGGAGATTCTGCGCATACTTTACACAGTATGGAGTCTGGGGATGCTTGAaggcaagggaaataaattaTTGCCAAAGGTGGCAGAAGGTCTTTCGCTGTAGCAGCCAAATTTCTCAAGTAGTCATTGTGTACAACACTTTGAAGACCCAATCTTCCAATGTGCCTATATTCAATGGAACATCATTCAAAAATCACTTATATGTTGAATAACTTTATTAAATTGTCCAGAAGCTTTTTTCGGAGTTTGAATTCTTACGTCATGCAAGACAAAACAGTAACCTCAACAGTACTTGTCAAGAGGACGGCTCTGCCTTCTACAATCGAATGGCTATTGAGAACAACACGGAAAAGCGAATTTGATAATCCAGCTTGGATGTTTCTCATGGAGCCCCCCTAGAGCTGACCACACACGCCAGTACTAGGGCTTCTAAAACTCACGGTTGGATCCTAAAATGAACTCAGTTAAGACGCAGACATTTACCACCGCGTCAGGAACCACCTGTCCCCCGGACTAACAACTACTCCTCACTGTAACTGTCCCAGCGCTTAAACGAAAGAGCATTATCACGATGCGTTCGCAGCTCAGCTCAAGAGCCCAGGTCCCTAAAACTCAGCCCGAGACAAGGCGCCGCGGCTGATGTGAGCCACCGGGCCCGCGCGCGGCACGGCGGCCGGGGCCCCGGCGCAGGGAGGAGCCCTCGGGGCGGCGCCGGGACAGCCCCTCGGCCGAGGCGGGGAAGCGGCGCCGGGCCGGGCTGGGAAGCAGGCGGGGAGCCAGGCCGACCTGCCCACCGCTCTGCCCCGCTCCTTCGCAGGGCTGGGGCGGGACTCCGGGCGGCCCCGGGCCGCGTCGCTTCCCTCGTCAACCGACTTTCCCTTTAACACGGCGTCTGGTGGGCTGCGCCCTCCTCGCGCCCACTCAGGAAGATTAAGATGCCTCCACAGACCCGCTAAAGACGGAGCACCAGCCGCTCCGCCACCTCTCACGCCCGTCCCACGTCCCCTCCGCAGGCCCTCCCCCGGCCAAGCCGCACGggctcccaccccctccctcggCCTCGCCCAGCCCCCGCGCGCGCCCCCGCTTGAGGCGCGGGCCACACCGcccagcccccgccccgccccgccccgccccggcccgcgcGCCGCCCGGAGGGACGGGATGGCACGAGGCTTCCGcaattcttttcttgctttttcccccACTTTGGGGAGCGTCTCCACAACAGCAAGAGACAGGCCCCAGTAAAACTCCACGATCACAGATTAACTAGTCCTGAAAGTCGCTTCGCCTCCAGAGCTCGAGAGCTCATCCCTCCTCCAAGGCTCGAGCTCCGCCCCCACGGAGCCCGCCCCCAAGCCGAACCCGCGAGCCCGCGCTTACGCTTTCCGGGCGGGGCGACGCGCTCGCCccgcccgccggccccgcccccggcccctctccctctctggagaGCCGGCGCGCACGAACTGGGGCGTGCGGCGTCAGGGACGCGGGGCCGCCTCGTCCTTCCCACCTTCCTACACTGTTGCTACTTTTCGCTGTGAGACATTGCAGCTTCTCTTCCCCTTCCGTgagtccctccttccctctcctcagaGACGTCCCCCACTCACCCCgcgccggccgccgccgccgccgccgctgcagCTCGCGCGCCCCCAGCGAGCAGTGCGCGTGCGCGTACGCGGGCGCGCGGCCGTCGGGCCCCCGCACTCCCCCCGCCCCGAGCGGCTATAACTTGGCTGGCGGGGCGGAGGCGCCGCCGGAGTCGGAGGGCGGGGAGCTCGGAGGAGGGAGCTCGAGAGTTGTGGAGACTAGTGACGGGGAGAAGTCGCAGCCCGCTCCGCTCGGCTCCTGCCCGTTCCCCGTCTCGCGCTCACACATCTCCTCCGCCTCCCGCCCCGGCCCGCGCCCTCGCCCCTTCTCTCGCCCGGGGGCCCCTGCCGGTCGCTCTCCGGCTTTCGGCGCGGCGGGGGCGCCCCGGGGGTGCCCTCGCCCTCGGCGTGGGgcgcgcgggcggcgggcgggcgggatGTGGCGCCTGGTGCCCCCGAAGCTGGGCCGCCTGTCCCGCTCGCTGAAGCTGGCGGCGCTGGGCAGCCTGTTGGTGCTGATGGTGCTGCACTCGCCGTCGCTGCTCGCCTCCTGGCAGCGCAACGAGCTGGCCGACCGGCGCTTCCTGCAGCTCAATAAGTGCCCGGCGTGCTTCGGCACGAGCTGGTGCCGCCGCTTCCTCAACGGGCAGGTGGCGTTCGAGGCGTGGGGCCGCCTGCGCCTGCTGGACTTCCTCAACGTGAAGAACGTCTACTTCGCGCAGTACGGCGAGCCCCGCGAGGGCGGCCGCCGCCGCGTGGTGCTCAAGCGCCTCGGCTCGCAGCGCGAGCTGGCGCAGCTCGACCAGAGCATCTGCAAGCGGGCCACCGGGCGGCCCCGCTGCGACCTGCTCCAGGCCATGCCCCGCACCGAGTTCGCGCGCCTCAACGGCGACGTGCGGCTGCTCACGCCCGAGGCGGTGGAGGGCTGGTCCGACCTGGTGCACTGCCCCTCGCAGCGCCTGCTCGACCGCCTGGTGCGCCGCTACGCTGAGACCAAGGACTCGGGCAGCTTCCTGCTCCGCAACCTCAAGGACTCGGAGCGCATGCAGCTGCTGCTCACCCTGGCCTTCAACCCCGAGCCGCTCGTGCTACAGGTAGGCGCGGACCCggcggggcgggcgcggggcgACCCGGCTGGTGGCGAGTCGGCTCTTGTCCCCTAGACGCGGGCGCAGCTGGGATTCGACTACGGGCCCTTCAACGCCAGAGGGAGCGCGTGCTTACTCCCAAAATGTCTCTGCAGCGTTtccccggccccctccccgccTCTCCGCGGGTCGCCGCCGGCGCAGCGGCCCCCGAGCCCCCGGCCCTTCCTCGGTTCTTTGCAAGTGTGTCTGGACCGCGTTTGCCCGCCCCGTTAGTACCCGCGTGGCTGGCCTAACTTCGGCCCCGAAGTCTGTCTTTGTTTTAGTCCTTAGCTTATTTGACCTGGCAAATCGTTGGGACAGCCTGTCTGGGGACAAGCTGGGGAAGATAAGATGAGAGAATGGGGACTGTGATCAGGGATGGGGGAAATCCGCGAGCCGCGCTTTGCATGGGTTTAGGAAGGGGAAAAAGTAAGGCATCGTTGGACTTGGGGCTGGGAGGGTTTAAGGCCAAGACGGACGTTTGCATCCTGGTCCTGTGACCTGCCCTGTTCATCTGGTCATTTGGCTGCAGGAGGGAGACGAAGTGTGGGCCGGGGGGAGAAACGGGGGAGAGATTCCCACCTCTCGCCTGGTTAAGTTAGTGGCTCTCTGGggactttattttgaaaacagatgTGCCTTTTAGGGGAGTAGGTTGCGATCTTTTTACAGGtgacagcaaaaaagaaaacaagcccCCCAAACTGTGTTTACCTTTGGAGTAGTTACTGAGTTTCCACGCGTTCTGACCCGGCTTTACCGCGCGTCCTTGGCTGATGGGTACGACGCGGGGGTTGTGATCCCTCCCGGGGAGCGCAGGGGAAGTTACCTTGCTACTTTTCCATGCCAGTTTTGCAGTATTTCAAATGCAAGGGTAAAGCGTGACTGAAAATCCATCACAAGCAATTTTGCCATACTTCACGCCCTTTCTGCCCTGCTACGAATGTCACTGATGGCCGGGGGCGTTGTACAGGGttgtgttgttgttttaaaatctaaagtGCATGAGTAGGAGTATGCAGTGTTCATTTGTATTGCTTGCTTTTCCCAAGATCTCTGCTGCCCAGCTTAGCTAAGAGAAACCTGTTTTGTTTGATTAGTTCAGCGAAATACTTTCAACACAAAATATTTTGCCTCAACCAAGACTTTAGTGTGGGTCTTAGTAAATTTTAAGGTGTCATAGGATATATGCAAAGGGTCAAATTTAAGATTGTGTGTTAATTACTGCTCTCTCTAACACTGAATGGTATATAAGACTGCTTTAAATTTCCTCAAAGAAATTACTTTATTTGGTAGTTTCCAAACTAGTCAGCCTCTAAAGCTGAAGCCCATATTTATGATACATGCATTTGATTTGAAACTTGTCTTTTCTATTTAAGCTGTCTTTTATCTTTGAGGAGTAGATGTTTGTTAGCAAAGTTGGTCCCTGGAGAAAGCTTTAGCAGTAGTTTGCTGAGTAGATAGTTTGCCAAA
It encodes the following:
- the DIPK2A gene encoding divergent protein kinase domain 2A, whose product is MWRLVPPKLGRLSRSLKLAALGSLLVLMVLHSPSLLASWQRNELADRRFLQLNKCPACFGTSWCRRFLNGQVAFEAWGRLRLLDFLNVKNVYFAQYGEPREGGRRRVVLKRLGSQRELAQLDQSICKRATGRPRCDLLQAMPRTEFARLNGDVRLLTPEAVEGWSDLVHCPSQRLLDRLVRRYAETKDSGSFLLRNLKDSERMQLLLTLAFNPEPLVLQSFPSDEGWPFAKYLGACGRMVAVNYVGEELWSYFNAPWEKRVDLAWQLMEIAEQLTNNDFEFALYLLDVSFDNFAVGPRDGKVIIVDAENVLVADKRLIRQNKPENWDVWYESKFDDCDKEACLSFSKEILCARATVDHNYYAVCQNLLSRHATWRGTSGGLLHDPPSEIAKDGRLEALLDECANPKKRYGRFQAAKELREYLAQLSNNVR